The Streptomonospora litoralis genome window below encodes:
- a CDS encoding glycosyltransferase family 4 protein, whose translation MAARTLLVTNDFPGQRGGFETFGSRLARRLAGGDGAGVVVHTASSGNGGYDDYQDYPIERDSGPRLLPTARTARRVAQLMRGYGCDRVLLAEAGLGLVAPRLRPRSDGEVVAATRGARSWGPAARPMLRRIASGADVLAYPDESAREDAETALPPDSAVRLVRLTAGVDTDTFRPGLDGAASRRRLGLGEGPVILSAARLVRGCGADSLVRAMTWLRVRFPGVRLVVAGDGPDLRRLRSLAAWAGVAEDVVFAGPVAEEDLPPLYAAADIFALPCRSGSERGNPAWSPRMLEAAACGLPVVVGGWGPAPDRVRHGETGYVVDGDDARGVARRLSLLLADPRTARAMGERGRDWVLREWTWKRILARLDHTRTGD comes from the coding sequence ATGGCGGCGCGCACGCTGCTGGTCACCAACGACTTCCCCGGCCAGAGGGGCGGCTTCGAGACGTTCGGGAGCCGGCTGGCTCGGCGGCTGGCCGGCGGAGACGGCGCGGGGGTGGTCGTCCACACCGCCTCTTCGGGCAACGGCGGGTACGACGACTACCAGGACTACCCGATCGAGCGCGACTCCGGTCCGCGGCTGCTGCCGACCGCGCGCACCGCGCGCCGGGTGGCCCAGCTGATGCGCGGCTACGGGTGCGACCGCGTGCTGCTCGCCGAGGCGGGACTGGGCCTGGTGGCGCCGCGGCTGCGTCCCCGCTCCGACGGCGAGGTGGTCGCCGCGACCCGCGGAGCACGCTCATGGGGACCGGCCGCGCGGCCGATGCTGCGGCGTATCGCTTCGGGGGCCGACGTGCTCGCCTATCCGGACGAGTCCGCGCGCGAGGACGCCGAGACCGCGCTACCGCCCGACTCCGCGGTACGGCTGGTGCGGCTGACAGCGGGAGTGGACACCGACACCTTCCGCCCGGGGCTGGACGGCGCTGCGAGCCGGCGCCGACTCGGCTTGGGGGAGGGGCCGGTGATCCTGTCCGCGGCCCGGCTGGTGCGCGGCTGCGGCGCCGACAGCCTCGTCCGGGCGATGACATGGCTGCGCGTGCGCTTTCCGGGGGTGCGGCTGGTCGTGGCCGGGGACGGACCGGATCTGCGGCGCCTGCGGTCGCTCGCCGCGTGGGCGGGGGTGGCCGAGGACGTCGTGTTCGCGGGTCCGGTCGCCGAGGAGGACCTGCCGCCGCTCTACGCCGCGGCGGACATCTTCGCCCTGCCCTGCCGCAGCGGCTCGGAGAGGGGGAACCCGGCGTGGAGTCCCCGCATGCTCGAAGCGGCGGCGTGCGGACTGCCCGTCGTGGTCGGTGGTTGGGGCCCGGCACCGGACCGAGTGCGCCACGGCGAGACCGGTTACGTGGTCGACGGGGACGACGCGCGCGGCGTGGCGCGGCGGCTCTCCCTGCTGCTGGCCGACCCCCGGACGGCCCGCGCGATGGGTGAGCGCGGCCGCGACTGGGTGCTGCGGGAGTGGACCTGGAAGCGGATCCTCGCGCGGCTGGACCACACGCGGACGGGGGACTGA
- a CDS encoding acyl-CoA dehydrogenase family protein yields the protein MAHERILPTPEAEDLLELVRGIADKELAPRAARDEEAGVFPRDVFDLLGRSGLLGLPYPGEYGGGDQPYEVYLQVVEELAARWLAVGLGLSVHTLSCFPVAAYGTEAQRAALLPEMLGGERLGAYCLSEAQSGSDAAAMATRARPGGEGYVVDGAKSWITHGGVADFYTLFARTGGPDSGGRGISCFHVPAATPGVRADPPERKMGMSSSPTAVVRFDEAPTAADRRIGEEGQGFAIAMAALDSGRLGIAACAVGVAQAALDAAAEYSRTRRQFGQAIGDFQGIAFMLADMATGVEAARELYLAAARRRDAGRPFGTQAAMAKLFATDTAMRVATDAVQVLGGSGYTRDLPAERLMREAKVLQIVEGTNQIQRMVIGRDLARAADAAETGAR from the coding sequence ATGGCCCACGAGCGCATCCTGCCCACACCCGAGGCCGAGGACCTGCTGGAGCTGGTCCGCGGCATCGCCGACAAGGAGTTGGCCCCCCGGGCCGCCCGCGACGAGGAGGCGGGCGTCTTCCCGCGCGACGTCTTCGACCTGCTGGGACGCTCCGGGCTGCTGGGGCTGCCCTATCCCGGCGAGTACGGCGGCGGCGACCAGCCCTACGAGGTCTACCTCCAGGTCGTCGAGGAGTTGGCCGCGCGCTGGCTGGCTGTGGGGCTGGGGCTGAGCGTCCACACCCTCTCCTGCTTCCCGGTGGCCGCCTACGGCACCGAAGCACAACGCGCGGCACTGCTCCCCGAGATGCTCGGCGGCGAGCGGCTGGGCGCGTACTGCCTCTCCGAGGCCCAGTCGGGCTCCGACGCCGCGGCCATGGCCACCCGCGCCCGCCCCGGTGGGGAGGGCTACGTCGTCGACGGCGCCAAGTCCTGGATCACCCACGGCGGGGTCGCCGACTTCTACACCCTCTTCGCCCGCACCGGTGGGCCCGACTCCGGCGGCCGCGGCATCAGCTGCTTCCACGTGCCCGCGGCCACGCCGGGCGTCCGGGCGGACCCGCCCGAGCGCAAGATGGGGATGTCCTCCTCACCCACCGCGGTCGTGCGCTTCGACGAGGCCCCGACCGCCGCCGACCGACGCATCGGCGAGGAGGGCCAGGGCTTCGCCATCGCCATGGCCGCGCTGGACTCCGGCCGACTCGGCATCGCCGCGTGCGCCGTCGGTGTGGCCCAGGCCGCGCTGGACGCGGCCGCGGAGTACTCCCGCACCCGCCGCCAGTTCGGCCAGGCCATCGGCGACTTCCAGGGGATCGCGTTCATGCTCGCCGACATGGCCACCGGGGTCGAGGCGGCGCGGGAGCTGTACCTGGCGGCCGCCCGCCGGCGCGATGCGGGGCGCCCCTTCGGCACGCAGGCGGCCATGGCCAAGCTCTTCGCCACCGATACCGCGATGCGGGTCGCCACCGACGCCGTCCAGGTGCTGGGCGGCTCCGGATACACCCGCGACCTGCCCGCCGAGCGGCTGATGCGCGAGGCGAAGGTGCTGCAGATCGTCGAGGGGACGAACCAGATCCAGCGCATGGTCATCGGCCGCGACCTGGCCCGGGCCGCCGACGCCGCCGAAACCGGGGCCCGATAG
- a CDS encoding ABC transporter ATP-binding protein has product MAQVRLAGIGKTYPDGTSAVSALDLDIAEGEFLVLVGPSGCGKTTALRMIAGLEEITSGTLTIGDRTVNRTPARDRDVAMVFQSYALYPHLSVRDNIAFGLQLRKLPKREIKQRVEAAAETLGLTEHLDRRPRNLSGGQRQRVAMGRAIVRQPQAFLMDEPLSNLDAKLRVQMRAEISRIQRDLGVTTVYVTHDQVEAMTLGDRVAVLKKGVLQQVAAPQELYNHPANLFVAGFIGSPSMNLLQARIEADGPGARLDLGGHTLAVPAELLAERPRLREYLGRDIAVGIRPEDMDDAELGHEDPGAVLTSTTDLVEALGAELLVHFRLPAPPVVTEDTKELARDAGADQVDAATPDSDVIARFSPRSQARTGQPVRVRVDTARLYFFDPATGDAVWGDAVSATEQKEGTHA; this is encoded by the coding sequence ATGGCCCAGGTCCGGCTGGCCGGGATCGGCAAGACCTACCCGGACGGCACGAGCGCGGTCTCGGCGCTCGACCTCGACATCGCCGAGGGGGAGTTCCTCGTCCTCGTCGGCCCCTCCGGGTGCGGCAAGACGACCGCGCTGCGCATGATCGCCGGCCTGGAGGAGATCACCTCGGGGACGCTGACGATCGGCGACCGCACGGTCAACCGCACCCCCGCCCGCGACCGCGACGTGGCCATGGTCTTCCAAAGCTACGCCCTCTACCCGCACTTATCGGTGCGCGACAACATCGCCTTCGGGCTGCAGCTGCGCAAACTGCCCAAGCGCGAGATCAAGCAGCGGGTGGAGGCCGCCGCCGAGACCCTGGGCCTGACCGAGCACCTCGACCGCCGCCCCCGCAACCTCTCCGGCGGCCAGCGCCAGCGGGTGGCCATGGGCCGGGCCATCGTCCGCCAGCCCCAGGCGTTTTTGATGGACGAGCCGCTGAGCAACCTCGACGCCAAGCTGCGGGTGCAGATGCGCGCCGAGATCTCCCGCATCCAGCGCGACCTCGGTGTGACCACCGTCTACGTCACCCACGACCAGGTCGAGGCGATGACGCTGGGCGACCGGGTCGCCGTGCTGAAGAAGGGCGTGCTGCAGCAGGTCGCCGCACCCCAGGAGCTCTACAACCATCCCGCCAACCTTTTCGTCGCCGGGTTCATCGGCTCGCCGTCGATGAACCTGTTGCAGGCGCGCATCGAGGCCGACGGCCCCGGAGCCCGCCTGGATCTGGGCGGCCACACGCTGGCGGTGCCCGCCGAGCTGCTCGCCGAGCGCCCCCGCCTGCGCGAGTACCTCGGCCGCGACATCGCCGTGGGCATCCGCCCCGAGGACATGGACGACGCCGAACTCGGCCACGAGGACCCCGGCGCCGTGCTCACCTCCACCACCGACCTCGTCGAGGCGCTCGGCGCCGAGCTGCTGGTGCACTTCCGGCTGCCGGCGCCGCCCGTCGTCACCGAGGACACCAAGGAGCTGGCCCGAGACGCCGGCGCCGACCAGGTCGACGCCGCCACCCCTGACAGCGACGTCATCGCCCGGTTCAGCCCCCGATCGCAGGCCCGCACCGGCCAGCCGGTGCGGGTGCGGGTCGACACCGCGCGCCTGTACTTCTTCGACCCCGCCACTGGAGACGCCGTCTGGGGCGACGCCGTCTCCGCCACCGAGCAGAAGGAGGGAACACATGCCTGA
- a CDS encoding ABC transporter substrate-binding protein, whose product MPEHMWRGRAALAVTAVGALAAATACSPGSTQSGGSGDLAGVELLVAAKWTGVEEENFTEVLAGFEEETGATVTYESTGEDTGAYLGPKIEAGEPPDVAILPQPGLVQEYAAQDALVPLSGDAATALQENYTDYWRQLGSVDGEAYGVLLKAAHKSIIWYRPDAFDQAGVTPPGTWSDLTGTTATTLSEAGITPFAMCGASGWTLTDWFENVYLSQAGPQKYDQLVAHEIPWTDDSVVQTLETLAEVWGEEEWMAGGTQGAVQTDFPTCVSEVYGQEQAAMVYEADFVAASAEEAGATVGETAQAFPFPAVGEDSDAPVVVGGDIAVAMSEAEGVQRLMAYLASPEAQTTWAGLGGYLSANSQVEAGAYPDEFTRTLAQTILEAGDDVRYDLSDQVPSQFGATEGKGMWAALQDFLRDPSDPEAAAEKLEQAAAAAE is encoded by the coding sequence ATGCCTGAGCACATGTGGAGAGGACGCGCCGCGCTCGCGGTGACCGCGGTCGGCGCGCTGGCGGCGGCGACCGCCTGCAGCCCGGGATCGACGCAAAGCGGGGGTTCCGGCGACCTGGCGGGCGTGGAACTGCTGGTGGCGGCCAAGTGGACCGGCGTCGAGGAGGAGAACTTCACCGAGGTGCTGGCCGGGTTCGAGGAGGAGACCGGCGCCACTGTCACCTACGAGTCCACCGGCGAGGACACCGGCGCCTACCTCGGCCCCAAGATCGAGGCGGGCGAGCCGCCGGACGTGGCCATCCTGCCCCAGCCCGGCCTGGTCCAGGAGTACGCCGCCCAGGATGCGCTCGTGCCGCTCTCCGGCGACGCGGCCACCGCACTGCAGGAGAACTACACCGACTACTGGCGCCAACTGGGCTCCGTCGACGGCGAAGCCTACGGCGTGCTGCTGAAGGCCGCCCACAAGTCCATCATCTGGTATCGGCCCGACGCCTTCGACCAGGCGGGCGTCACCCCGCCGGGGACCTGGAGCGACCTCACCGGCACCACCGCCACCACGCTCTCCGAGGCCGGGATCACGCCCTTCGCCATGTGCGGCGCCTCGGGCTGGACGCTGACCGACTGGTTCGAGAACGTCTACCTCTCCCAGGCCGGACCGCAGAAGTACGACCAGCTCGTCGCCCACGAGATCCCCTGGACCGACGACAGCGTCGTGCAGACCCTGGAGACCCTCGCCGAGGTGTGGGGCGAAGAGGAGTGGATGGCCGGCGGCACCCAGGGCGCGGTGCAGACCGACTTCCCCACCTGCGTCTCCGAGGTCTACGGCCAGGAGCAGGCCGCCATGGTCTACGAGGCGGACTTCGTGGCGGCGAGCGCCGAGGAGGCCGGCGCGACGGTGGGCGAGACCGCCCAGGCGTTCCCGTTCCCGGCCGTGGGCGAGGACTCCGACGCCCCCGTCGTGGTCGGCGGCGACATCGCCGTGGCCATGAGCGAGGCCGAGGGCGTGCAGCGGCTGATGGCCTACCTCGCCTCGCCCGAGGCCCAGACCACCTGGGCCGGGCTCGGCGGCTACCTCTCGGCCAACTCCCAGGTGGAGGCCGGCGCCTATCCCGACGAGTTCACCCGGACCCTGGCCCAGACCATCCTGGAGGCCGGCGACGACGTCCGCTACGACCTCTCCGACCAGGTACCCAGCCAGTTCGGCGCGACCGAGGGCAAGGGCATGTGGGCCGCTCTTCAGGACTTCCTGCGCGACCCCTCCGACCCCGAGGCCGCGGCCGAGAAGCTCGAACAGGCCGCTGCGGCGGCGGAGTAG
- a CDS encoding carbohydrate ABC transporter permease has protein sequence MTAAETASDAPAAAQAGGPATGRGRLGPPPWLALFFLLPALLFLGIYVVYPILFSVYRSLWDAPGTEFVGLDNYVRMFTRADTFTALRNNVIWIAVAPAVVTVAGLIFAVLTERIRWSTAFKIVVFMPMAISFLASGVIFRLVFEQDPERGLANAVITTVQDTVAPTGAYPDARPREQVPLEETSGGGYRLTDPVSPGDAVAVPLVGVSPDDVPGDPEPARTAETEQGAVTGTVWMDFTRGGGGEEGVADPSETGLPALRIEAVRDGEVVATAATASDGTFALTGLEGEGYTLRLAASNFSEPYNGLTWLGPTLITPSIIAAYLWVWAGFAMVLIAAGLSAIPREALEAARVDGATEWQVFRRVTVPLLSPVLMVVFVTLMIYVLKIFDLVFVIAPGSVRADANVLALEMWQVSFGINDQGLGSALAVFLLVLVVPAMIFQIRRFRREET, from the coding sequence ATGACCGCCGCCGAGACCGCATCCGACGCCCCCGCCGCCGCGCAGGCAGGCGGCCCCGCCACCGGGCGGGGCCGCCTCGGCCCGCCGCCCTGGCTGGCCCTGTTCTTCCTGCTGCCGGCACTGCTGTTCCTGGGAATCTACGTCGTCTACCCGATCCTGTTCTCGGTCTATAGGAGCCTGTGGGACGCGCCGGGTACCGAGTTCGTCGGACTGGACAACTACGTACGGATGTTCACCCGCGCCGACACCTTCACGGCGCTGCGCAACAACGTCATCTGGATCGCGGTGGCACCGGCCGTGGTGACCGTGGCCGGGCTGATCTTCGCGGTGCTGACCGAGCGCATCCGCTGGTCCACGGCCTTCAAGATCGTGGTGTTCATGCCGATGGCGATCTCCTTCCTCGCCTCCGGTGTGATCTTCCGGCTCGTCTTCGAGCAGGACCCCGAGCGGGGCCTGGCCAACGCGGTCATCACCACGGTCCAGGACACCGTCGCCCCGACCGGCGCCTACCCCGACGCCCGTCCCCGCGAGCAGGTGCCGCTGGAGGAGACCTCCGGCGGCGGCTACCGGCTCACCGACCCCGTCTCCCCGGGCGACGCGGTGGCCGTCCCGCTGGTGGGCGTCTCGCCCGACGACGTGCCCGGCGACCCTGAACCCGCCCGCACCGCCGAGACCGAGCAGGGCGCGGTCACCGGAACGGTATGGATGGACTTCACCCGCGGAGGCGGCGGCGAGGAAGGCGTCGCCGACCCCAGCGAGACGGGGCTGCCCGCCCTGCGCATCGAGGCGGTCCGCGACGGCGAGGTGGTCGCCACCGCGGCCACCGCCTCCGACGGCACCTTCGCCCTGACGGGACTTGAGGGCGAGGGCTACACGCTGCGGCTGGCCGCATCCAACTTCTCCGAGCCCTACAACGGCCTGACGTGGCTGGGGCCGACCCTGATCACGCCGTCCATCATCGCCGCCTACCTGTGGGTATGGGCCGGGTTCGCCATGGTGCTCATCGCGGCGGGCCTCTCGGCCATCCCCCGCGAGGCGCTGGAGGCCGCCCGGGTCGACGGAGCCACCGAATGGCAGGTGTTCCGGCGGGTGACGGTCCCGCTGCTCTCGCCGGTGCTCATGGTGGTCTTCGTGACCCTGATGATCTACGTGCTGAAGATTTTCGACCTGGTGTTCGTGATCGCCCCGGGGTCGGTGCGTGCCGACGCCAACGTGCTGGCCCTGGAGATGTGGCAGGTCTCCTTCGGCATCAACGACCAGGGGCTGGGCAGCGCCTTGGCGGTGTTCCTGCTGGTGCTGGTCGTGCCGGCGATGATCTTCCAGATCCGACGGTTCCGCCGGGAGGAGACATGA
- a CDS encoding carbohydrate ABC transporter permease, whose protein sequence is MSAQIEPAESAEREAPDAPGDREGAPRRSTAARLVARSGSGLVQVLLILIALFWMLPTLGLLFSSLRSPADNAASGWWAVLTEPSQLTLRNYADLLDNPDFVASFGNTVLITVPATAIIVVVASLAAYAFAWLEFPGRDWLFLGVVGLLVVPLQVALVPISSLYGGTPLYGSIAAVVLFHVGFGLPFGIFLLRNFFAAIPRDLLEAARMDGGKELTIFRRVILPLGGPAIASLGIFQFLWVWNDLLVALVFASEASQPMTVALQSEMRQFGANIDVISAGAFLSMVVPLLVFFAFQRYFVQGVMAGAVK, encoded by the coding sequence ATGAGCGCACAGATCGAGCCGGCCGAATCCGCCGAGCGCGAGGCACCGGACGCACCGGGCGATCGCGAGGGGGCGCCGCGGCGCTCGACGGCCGCGCGCCTGGTGGCCCGCAGCGGTTCCGGACTGGTGCAGGTACTGCTGATTCTCATCGCGCTGTTCTGGATGCTGCCCACACTGGGCCTGCTGTTCTCCAGTCTGCGCTCGCCCGCGGACAACGCGGCGTCGGGATGGTGGGCCGTGCTCACCGAGCCCTCCCAGCTCACCCTGCGCAACTACGCCGACCTGCTGGACAACCCCGACTTCGTGGCCTCCTTCGGCAACACGGTGCTGATCACGGTGCCTGCCACGGCGATCATCGTCGTGGTGGCCTCCCTGGCCGCCTACGCCTTCGCCTGGCTGGAGTTCCCCGGCCGCGACTGGCTCTTCCTGGGCGTGGTCGGGCTGCTGGTCGTGCCGCTGCAGGTGGCGCTGGTACCCATCTCCAGCCTCTACGGCGGGACCCCGCTGTACGGATCGATCGCCGCGGTGGTGCTGTTCCATGTCGGCTTCGGACTGCCGTTCGGGATCTTCCTGCTGCGCAACTTCTTCGCGGCCATCCCGCGGGACCTGCTGGAGGCGGCGCGGATGGACGGCGGCAAGGAGCTGACGATCTTCCGCCGGGTGATCCTGCCGCTGGGCGGTCCCGCGATCGCGTCGCTGGGGATCTTCCAGTTTCTGTGGGTGTGGAACGACCTGCTGGTGGCCCTGGTCTTCGCCTCCGAGGCCAGCCAGCCCATGACGGTGGCCCTGCAGTCGGAGATGCGCCAGTTCGGCGCGAACATCGACGTGATCTCCGCGGGCGCGTTCCTGTCGATGGTGGTGCCGCTGCTGGTGTTCTTCGCCTTCCAGCGGTATTTCGTGCAGGGCGTGATGGCCGGAGCGGTGAAGTAG
- a CDS encoding ABC transporter ATP-binding protein has translation MAKIVLDGVDKVYSGGVKAVDNLNLEIHDSEFMVLVGPSGCGKSTALRMIAGLEEITGGDLYIGDDVVNDRPPKDRDIAMVFQNYALYPHMTVEQNLAFGLKLRKIPKQEIAKRVQDAASMLGLESYLKRRPAALSGGQRQRVAMGRAIVREPQAFLMDEPLSNLDAKLRVQMRASLNQLHERLSVTTVYVTHDQTEAMTLGDRVAVLRDGRLQQVDTPKNLFDHPANLFVAGFIGSPAMNFVNAELQQDGSGAVLKFAEHALTVPSSIVDARPGLRDYMGKQIILGIRPSDFEDAAISGNGTSMDAVADITEELGTEINVIFSVNAPPVRHEEAAALAADAADESEGEGGLPLSGDKSVFTARVSPRSAVRPGGKISLSIDVSQLHYFDKDSGLAIGQTG, from the coding sequence ATGGCGAAGATCGTCCTGGACGGCGTCGACAAGGTGTACTCCGGCGGAGTCAAGGCCGTCGACAACCTCAACCTGGAAATCCACGACAGCGAGTTCATGGTGCTCGTCGGCCCCTCGGGCTGCGGCAAGTCCACGGCGCTGCGGATGATCGCCGGACTGGAGGAGATCACCGGCGGCGACCTCTACATCGGCGACGACGTGGTCAACGACCGCCCGCCGAAGGACCGCGACATCGCCATGGTCTTCCAGAACTACGCGCTCTACCCGCACATGACGGTCGAGCAGAACCTGGCCTTCGGCCTGAAGCTGCGTAAGATCCCCAAGCAGGAGATCGCCAAGCGCGTCCAGGACGCCGCGTCCATGCTGGGCCTGGAGTCCTACCTCAAGCGCCGCCCCGCCGCCCTCTCCGGCGGTCAGCGCCAGCGCGTGGCCATGGGCCGGGCCATCGTCCGCGAACCGCAGGCGTTCCTGATGGACGAGCCGCTGTCCAACCTCGACGCCAAGCTGCGTGTGCAGATGCGCGCCTCGCTGAACCAGCTCCACGAGCGCCTGAGCGTGACCACCGTCTACGTCACCCACGACCAGACCGAGGCCATGACCCTGGGCGACCGTGTCGCAGTGCTGCGCGACGGCCGCCTGCAGCAGGTCGACACCCCCAAGAACCTGTTCGACCACCCGGCGAACCTCTTCGTCGCGGGCTTCATCGGCTCCCCGGCGATGAACTTCGTCAACGCCGAGCTGCAGCAGGACGGCTCCGGCGCCGTGCTGAAGTTCGCCGAGCACGCCCTGACCGTCCCCAGCTCCATCGTCGACGCCCGCCCGGGCCTGCGCGACTACATGGGCAAGCAGATCATCCTGGGTATCCGTCCCTCCGACTTCGAGGACGCCGCGATCTCGGGCAACGGCACCAGCATGGACGCCGTCGCCGACATCACCGAGGAGCTCGGCACCGAGATCAACGTCATCTTCTCGGTGAACGCGCCCCCGGTGCGCCACGAGGAGGCCGCGGCGCTGGCCGCCGACGCGGCCGACGAGAGCGAGGGTGAGGGCGGCCTGCCGCTGTCCGGGGACAAGTCGGTGTTCACCGCCCGCGTCAGCCCGCGCAGCGCGGTGCGCCCCGGCGGCAAGATCTCGCTGTCGATCGACGTCAGCCAGCTGCACTACTTCGACAAGGACAGCGGCCTGGCGATCGGCCAGACCGGCTGA
- the lnt gene encoding apolipoprotein N-acyltransferase: MVTEGARHTGEEAGRAPAAVEGPPRRSLSGPAPRALAAAAAGLCQLLALPPYGLWWLGPLGAALLTLAVMGTRLRRAGWLGLLAGAALMVPLIRWQDVFGTDVWLIIAAAESVYFAPMAAGIALVARLPGWPVWTAALWVLQEAVRARFPLGGFPWGKLAFAQPDTPFTGYAALGSSPLATFAVALTGTLLLAAVLRLARRPRAPLAATAGLAAGAAALTAGGAALPALTAPAVDHTATVALVQGNVPGVGEMSVLGERMQVLRNHTEGVHRLADRVEAGEAQQPDLVVLPENASDIDTYTDPAAAEMISEAARDIGAPLLFGITRYSADGTEREVRSVVWDPEDGPGDYYTKRYLVPFGEYIPYRDFFTRFVQRLEHVSSDAVPGDEPGALTLGGTTLATAICFDVAFDPPVRESVAAGGQIIAVPTNNANYNFTGQSEQQLAITRLRAVEHGRPAVVASTSGISAVVTRRGEVTYRSPEAQSAVHVAELPAMTGLTPATRLGALPEAALCAAAAGALGAALAAAGRRRRAPVGEGDRAQDGAAPPAG; the protein is encoded by the coding sequence TTGGTTACCGAAGGCGCCCGGCACACCGGCGAAGAAGCCGGGAGGGCCCCTGCGGCGGTCGAAGGACCTCCCCGGCGCTCGCTGAGCGGTCCCGCCCCGCGCGCCCTCGCGGCCGCGGCGGCGGGGCTGTGCCAGCTGCTCGCTCTGCCGCCCTACGGGCTGTGGTGGCTCGGTCCTCTCGGCGCCGCCCTGCTCACTCTCGCGGTCATGGGCACCCGCCTGCGCCGGGCCGGATGGCTCGGGCTGCTGGCCGGCGCCGCGCTGATGGTTCCGCTGATCCGCTGGCAGGACGTCTTCGGCACCGACGTGTGGCTGATCATCGCCGCCGCCGAGTCCGTGTACTTCGCGCCGATGGCCGCGGGCATCGCCCTGGTCGCGCGACTGCCGGGATGGCCGGTGTGGACCGCGGCGCTGTGGGTGCTGCAAGAAGCCGTGCGCGCCCGTTTCCCGCTGGGCGGGTTCCCCTGGGGCAAGCTCGCCTTCGCCCAGCCCGACACCCCCTTCACCGGATACGCGGCCCTCGGGTCCTCGCCGCTGGCAACCTTCGCCGTGGCGCTGACGGGCACGCTGCTGCTGGCGGCGGTGCTGCGCCTGGCGCGGCGGCCGCGGGCCCCGCTGGCCGCGACGGCGGGACTGGCGGCGGGCGCCGCCGCCCTCACCGCCGGCGGCGCCGCCCTGCCTGCGCTGACCGCCCCCGCCGTCGACCACACCGCCACCGTCGCCCTGGTGCAGGGCAACGTGCCCGGCGTGGGGGAGATGAGCGTCCTCGGCGAGCGCATGCAGGTGCTGCGCAACCACACCGAGGGCGTACACCGGCTCGCCGACCGGGTCGAGGCGGGCGAGGCCCAGCAGCCCGACCTGGTGGTGCTGCCGGAGAACGCCAGCGACATCGACACCTACACCGACCCGGCCGCGGCCGAGATGATCAGCGAGGCCGCCCGCGACATCGGGGCGCCCCTGCTGTTCGGCATCACCCGCTACAGCGCCGACGGCACCGAGCGCGAGGTGCGCAGCGTCGTGTGGGACCCCGAGGACGGACCCGGCGACTACTACACCAAGCGCTACCTGGTGCCCTTCGGCGAGTACATCCCCTACCGTGATTTCTTCACCCGCTTCGTGCAGCGCCTGGAGCACGTCAGCAGCGACGCCGTTCCCGGCGACGAGCCGGGGGCGCTGACATTGGGCGGGACGACCCTGGCCACCGCGATCTGCTTCGACGTGGCCTTCGACCCGCCGGTGCGCGAGTCGGTGGCCGCCGGGGGCCAGATCATCGCCGTGCCCACCAACAACGCCAACTACAACTTCACCGGCCAGTCCGAACAGCAGTTGGCCATCACCCGGCTGCGCGCCGTCGAGCACGGGCGCCCCGCCGTGGTCGCCTCTACCAGCGGCATCAGCGCCGTGGTGACCAGGCGCGGCGAAGTCACCTACCGCTCGCCCGAGGCGCAGTCGGCCGTGCACGTGGCCGAACTGCCGGCCATGACCGGTCTGACCCCGGCCACCCGCCTGGGAGCGCTGCCCGAGGCGGCGCTGTGCGCGGCGGCCGCGGGCGCACTCGGTGCCGCGCTCGCCGCGGCCGGCCGGCGCCGCCGCGCCCCGGTCGGCGAGGGGGACCGGGCTCAGGACGGTGCCGCCCCGCCGGCCGGCTGA